A stretch of DNA from Triticum dicoccoides isolate Atlit2015 ecotype Zavitan chromosome 2A, WEW_v2.0, whole genome shotgun sequence:
NNNNNNNNNNNNNNNNNNNNNNNNNNNNNNNNNNNNNNNNNNNNNNNNNNNNNNNNNNNNNNNNNNNNNNNNNNNNNNNNNNNNNNNNNNNNNNNNNNNNNNNNNNNNNNNNNNNNNNNNNNNNNNNNNNNNNNNNNNNNNNNNNNNNNNNNNNNNNNNNNNNNNNNNNNNNNNNNNNNNNNNNNNNNNNNNNNNNNNNNNNNNNNNNNNNNNNNNNNNNNNNNNNNNNNNNNNNNNNNNNNNNNNNNNNNNNNNNNNNNNNNNNNNNNNNNNNNNNNNNNNNNNNNNNNNNNNNNNNNNNNNNNNNNNNNNNNNNNNNNNNNNNNNNNNNNNNNNNNNNNNNNNNNNNNNNNNNNNNNNNNNNNNNNNNNNNNNNNNNNNNNNNNNNNNNNNNNNNNNNNNNNNNNNNNNNNNNNNNNNNNNNNNNNNNNNNNNNNNNNNNNNNNNNNNNNNNNNNNNNNNNNNNNNNGCAGTTGCTTCAATAGATATTAACTTTTTTGCATAATAAATTTCACGAGATGAACGCATAGCATTGCTTGAAAATAAAGATAACACGTGACATCAATCTTAACTGAACATTGAACGAAGGGCATAACAAAAACATGAACTAAGATTCAGTGTGACCATTCCCAGGCATTCTGGCAAGTTCTTCCTATTTTGACTTATTCAACACCGCATGATGTTTCTAGAAGAAAAAAGGAACATATATCATGGCATAATGAGCACTCTAACATTTTCAATTGAAAAGGGTGGACTGAACAACACATCTACAATTTACCAGACTAACAAAAGGGATCGAAAGAATCGAATCATAGTCATACAGATTGGGTATGCACAAAGAAGGCGCTAGAAATCCAACGAGGAAGTGGTACCTTGTCCATGGAGACGTTCCGCGCCCCTGCTGATCCCGCCGCGGATTTCTCCATCCGAGTCGGGGTTTACTGGCTAGGGCTTGAACTTTGAAGCAGCCCTGGCGGGGCAAGGTGGACTCGGGATTCAAATCGCTGCAGGCGCCGTCCTCGATCCAAGCGCGGGGTACGGCCACATCGAGAGTTCCAGCTCCGTCAAACCAAGCCAGGCCGCCGACCAGCGGCCATCCTCGAGAGGACCGACGCCGACCGGCAGCGTCAGCGCCAAGTTTTTTTTTTGACCGGTGTCAGCGGCAACGTGGGCTTGGACTCTGGGCCGTCAGGGCTTTCTATGGACAGGTGGGCTGAATTAGGCCCATGGACGCACAGAgcagggcaagggcaagggcaacgctgaaaagtggagaCGCGGGAGGCTAGGCCGGCGTGGCGCCAAAACTAACCCTACCGCCGTCCCCTTTCGTCTCTCCTGCCGGCGCGACGCAGGGGCGAAGAACTCGGAGTCGGAGAGGCAGTACCCCCGGCGACCTTCCTGGCCCTCCTCAGGTACGCATTCCACCGCCGACTTGTTCCTTGCCCCAATCCCTAATCCCTGCGCACTCCGGTGCCCGGCGCCACCAACGCTGCCGCGTGATCTGCGCGTGGAACCAGCGAACTGAAATTGGCGAGTTCTTTATGCTTGGGTGACCCTTCTCTGTTTTTGTTGTTATTGTTGTACAGATCAATGCAGTCTTATGTAATTAGTTCCTTTTTGGATTAATCTGAACGATGCAGTAGAACCAGAACCCAAACCGTGCACCAGTAACAAAGCTGAAGGGGCCAACGACCACCACTGATGGCGTTGTGGTGTGAGAACATGGCGTTGCCGCCCCGTGTCCTTGTCGCTCCCCGTGAGTTCCCCAATCCCCTCAACATTTCTAGCATTGTTTCCACTGCTGTATGGTGTATTCTGTTTTAAGCACTGTTAGTTTGTGTGGCCTGGTTGGAAGGACAACAGGATGTAATAAGTCCGCTAGCGGGTGATCGCCTCTAGCAACCGATTTGTGGTGCGAGACCCATATTTATAATCAGACTCCATTGTGTTTCTTTGCAGGCCCTTCTGGTGCCAATGGTCAAGGGAATATTCTATTACTTCGCCATCCAAAACTAGGTGGCCAAGCTTACTTACCTCAGTATAAGTTTCTGATCGTCGAGGACATAGAAAAATACATGATGATGCTTGTGGCTTGTGATTGTTTATTGCCAATTTAGAGTAGTTCTGTTGTAGAAGCATCCTTTAAAGATAGACCAACAGCTTGCATTGACTCTTCCTTATCGTCAAACAGAAGAAGAAACACAGTATCTGTTCACTGACGGCCAACTTCATGAATTCAATTGGTTTAAGGAGCGTTATGGTTCTTGGTTCCTGGGAGATTATGTCTGTGAAGGTATGGTAGAAGCATAAACCAGCCATGCAGTTTTGCCATTGCTCTGCAAAACTTGATTTACTTTCCTTAGGGGTGAAGCCCATATCTTATTGTTGTTTCGTATAGGCAGCTTATATGGTTTGTTACCTTGCCTCAGCAAACCTGCCAGTTAAAATTTATAACCCAAGAAAATCAGATATCGCCTTAGTTTTAAGGAACATGATAATATAAAGGAATGATGATGTTCTTCTCATTCTCTATTTTGcatatcatgtactccctccgtcccaaaattcttgtcttagatttgtctaaatacggatgtatcaagtcacgttttagtattagatacatctgtatctagacgaatctaagacaagaattttgagacggagggagtacaacacatcAACATAAATCTACTTTGCTTCTGCAGTGAATTTCAATGCCTAGTTTTGCTATTGAATCCTGCTTTCCTTCCTACAGATGGTAGCATTTACTATTGCACACTTGTTGACCCCATCTTTGTTCTTCTACCACTTTTCGAAGCTGCACGTATGTCGGTATGTGTGGTCAAAGATAAATTTTACAGTACATGATTCTTATTTCATCATCTTTTTTTTCAATTTAAAAGCAATTCCTTTCCCTGTGTTGCAGAACGGTAAGGATCTGGGAAAATTCAGACAGTTGGATGAAATTTTATACATCGAAGGTTATCCTGGATATCAGCACCTCATGAGTATAGCAGGAAAGCATATGGAACTGGTTTGTGAAGTTAAAGGCAGGTCTTTGGAATATGCATTTAATGTACAATTACAACTATATCAAGTTGCCGTGACATTGTTAATTACTAGTACTCCCTTGCAAGTTGCAACCTGACAGTTGTTCCCTTTGACCACTTGCTACTGCTTGTCTTCGAAACTACACCATTACTACGTTAGACAGTTCATACATGTGAtcttgttttctttttcttggatggtgGTTTCTTACCGGTTGTGCTGCCAGTGCCAGACACTATCTTTTACCATCTTTTGTTGTTTTTGGCACAATTTATTTCTCTACTTACATACTATAAGAACATATCCGATAGTTCTTACAGAATCATTTGATGTTATCTTTGCTGCAGAAGTTGCTAATATGAAGTTCTTCAGGCTAGATGATTCCAAGGTCTTAACTTGGATGTGCTGTAAGGTAGGTTGTGTCAGTTCTTACTCTACCAACTTTCATTATGCTCCCCTATTGATCTTTATCCTTGGTGGAGAAGGCTAGTTCTGCATTGCATTTTATGAAAGCAATGACATGAACTGCAGTTAGGGTGGGAGGTACACCATACCACATTAAGAAAACATGCACACTTATCTGATTATTGAAGTCACTTAAATGTTTATTGTTGTTTGCCCTGAACAAGGGTGTTAACAATGAAGTCCCAAGTTCAGACTACTAAGGGTCTAAGGCATAATTCGCCCACACCATTTTGTAGTGTGCTTTGATTAGATAGGGTTGTATAAAAAGGCAGGTTCAGAAAACATTGACCATATTGGACACTTCGTAGGGTATGCATGATTTGTGCTTTATTTGTCATATCCAGAACCATAAGTAACTTACATACCTCCTGCCCTAACTGCATCCAGTGGCTGGCCCTCGAAAGGATCGAGTTAATAACCAGCACGGGCCGTGGCATCTCCGAAGAGCGCAATCTCCATATCCCCTATAACATAAGGATGATGGGAGATAACACTCCCTTCATCTTGCCAAGGCCTACACTCTTGGCCGCGCTCTCGATCCAGATGTTGGAGCTATCGTCGGCTTGCAGTGCGATCAACTGAAGGGAGAACTTTGCGAGCACCTTGCCACACTTATGAGCGAAGCAGCCCTTGAGTAGGCGTGGGATTGTCTCATTCACTTGATTGCAGTGCAGAGAGGGCATCCGCTGGGGTACTGCAATCCTCTGTGATGAAGATGTCAGAGAGCAATTGCTGAGAAGGTGACGAGTGTTCACTGTAGTGACCACTAACTAGTGAGCAGCAGTCCTACAGCATGATCATCTGAATGCAGGACAATAAGGCTGCTTAGAGCATGTCTAACAGAGCCCTCAAACTGGTCAAACCCTCAAAATAACTGCCAGTTTGAGGGTTGAGCAGAAAAAAAGGCGCAGATCAGCACCCTCAAATCCCTAAACCCTCAAAAAAAATTCCAGGTCGAACCCTCAACTTTGAGTCCAACCTGCACTAGTGAGGGTTTGGGCCAATTTTCCAGGCCGAACCCTCACTCGGTCAACGTCCGCGCGGGAGGGAAATTTCCCCCaccttcctccctcctcctccacccAACCTCGACCCGCCGGCGCCGGCATCGCCATTCGGCCNNNNNNNNNNNNNNNNNNNNNNNNNNNNNNNNNNNNNNNNNNNNNNNNNNNNNNNNNNNNNNNNNNNNNNNNNNNNNNNNNNNNNNNNNNNNNNNNNNNNNNNNNNNNNNNNNNNNNNNNNNNNNNNNNNNNNNNNNNNNNNNNNNNNNNNNNNNNNNNNNNNNNNNNNNNNNNNNNNNNNNNNNNNNNNNNNNNNNNNNNNNNNNNNNNNNNNNNNNNNNNNNNNNNNNNNNNNNNNNNNNNNNNNNNNNNNNNNNNNNNNNNNNNNNNNNNNNNNNNNNNNNNNNNNNNNNNNNNNNNNNNNNNNNNNNNNNNNNNNNNNNNNNNNNNNNNNNNNNNNNNNNNNNNNNNNNNNNNNNNNNNNNNNNNNNNNNNNNNNNNNNNNNNNNNNNNNNNGCCCGAGCGACCCCGCCGTCCGCCTCCACGCCCCGCCCGAGCCCGCGTCGCCGTCCGCCTCCCGCAGCCCCGCCGCGTGGCCGTCCGCCCCCCACCGCCGCAGTTTGCTGTCCAGTTTTGCGGGTTTGAAGGACGGGGCGCAGATCAGTGCCCTCAAACCAACCCTCAGAACAGAATATTCTGTTCTGAGGGTTGGTTTGAGGGCACTGATCTGCGCCAGCGATTTTCGGCCTTCAAAACGACAATTTCTCAACCCTCAAACTGGTTTTGAAGGTTGAGTTTTTCAGGGTTCTGTTGGACATGCTCTTATTATTATACCGATGAGCGCTCTTATTATTATACCGATGAGCCGTTTGATGTCACAAAAATATTTTAGGATATACCATTGAGAAACCAATGTAATGCATCTTATCATGTTCCTACCTGCGTGGAGGTGGCACTGGCAAAAACAAGATAAAATATAAGAAAAGCTAGCTAGTAGGATTGCTAATTAAACTAGACAGGCAAAGCTAACAAGCAGAAACGTGAACATAAAATAGATATGCACTGCTGTCGCTAGTTCACTTGATCCTTGATCGAGAGCAGAAAGGATAACAGTTTTTCATGGTAACTTACTACTCTGTTTTGATTTATTTCCGTAATTACAACTTTCTGGTTAATTGAATTCCAAATCATACCTTTTCACTTCCTCTGTACTATCAAGAATTAACTATCTACTCTCAATCTCATTTACAGGTACACAGTATAAAAGAGGCTATCTCCAAGTTAGGTAAAAATTATGCTGCTCAAGGAGAAAGAGAACTGTGTATGTCACTGTAACTTCTCGTCATCTTACTGCCCAGTTTATTTTACAAGTGTCTGTTCATCTCATAATCAaacagttaaatgttgatcataagTTCCACATTGATACAACCATATTATTTGAACATGGGTCATTAGTGTGATCTATATACAACAGTAGTGGTTGGGGCGCCACCTTGTGGCGCCGCTTGAGAGGTAGTTGTGCGCATGTTTCCATTTAAAAAAAATACATGAGGTCCTCGTCTCCATCTAAAAAAAATATCTCAGAAAACAATCCTCACCTCCATCATAAAAAGaagtaaaaaagaaaacaaaaataccGCCGCGTCCTACCAGCGAACGCCACTTTGCATAGCCCTCCATTTAAAAGAATACGTGAGTCCTCACCTCCATCTAAAAAAAAAGTATTTTATAAAATTCCTCATCTCCATCTATTTTTTTTCAAAAGCTATCTCACAGTGGCCAACCAGCTTGCGCCACATGGCATAGCTGGTTGGCCACCCTTATGGCGATGCTTAATGGGTTTAATGCCTTAAGCTATGACAATAATCCTTGGACTTTCTTTTCATGCAAAATTGGACTGTGTATGTCAAGGgcctcggtgcccaagacagcaggaccccgactacgtagttcgtagtcgcggtggataggagcgctagggtttttgcctggctgctctatgatgcgggaggggaagatagaaggaaataactttattgcttatccctaaagggtgctaactgtctgatatataaaggccccatgggctaataacaaactagaaacctatacgaaataaactagtctaggaactaatgtgcccggatcaggactcctgtccagcctgcgccttgcctgatgcggccgtcggctgctcctggccgcgcggcccacgtctgtaagacgtgccccacatgacatctctccccccctcgacgagcagctcgtcctcgagctgaaaagcGGGGTAGCGCTCGACGAAACTGTCAAGATCCTCCCATGTAGCTGACGAAGCTGCTTCACCCTTCCAGTGGACGAGTAGCTGGCGAACGCCGCGTGCTAGGCGCGCACGAGTCACGCGTTCTGGTTCTGGAACAGCCGCCCCGTTGTGGATCGAAGGCAATCCCGGCGGTGTAGTTGGAGGAATGCCGAAGAACTTCTTGAGGAGGcccacgtggaacacgtcatggaggCGCGAGCGTGCCGGAAGCTCAAGACGGTATGCCACGTCGTTGATCACTTCTGAAATGCGGTACGGCCCATAGAATCGTGGCTTGAGCTTGCCCCTGGTTGGCAAGTTGAGAGAGGACGCGGCGCGCTGTCGAAGGCGAAGCCAAACCCAATCGCCCACCTCATGCCGAATGTCCCGATGACGTCTGTCGTAGTAGGACTTATAGACCGCCTGTGCCTTTTGTAGACGATAGCGGACGTCCTCGATAAGTTCGTCGCGCTCAGCCATGCTCCTGGCCACTGCAGCCACCCGTGTGTCGCCGGGCTCGTAAGAGCGAATAGTGGGAGGGTCACGGCCATACACAAGCTTGAACGGAGTCTCTTGGGTTGCTGTCTG
This window harbors:
- the LOC119355472 gene encoding ribonuclease H2 subunit B-like gives rise to the protein MALWCENMALPPRVLVAPRPSGANGQGNILLLRHPKLEEETQYLFTDGQLHEFNWFKERYGSWFLGDYVCEDGSIYYCTLVDPIFVLLPLFEAARMSNGKDLGKFRQLDEILYIEGYPGYQHLMSIAGKHMELVCEVKEVANMKFFRLDDSKVLTWMCCKVHSIKEAISKLGKNYAAQGERELLKEAVQIIRENLKDEPWLMVLCKKLQLDISEINDMAKTNDTSFCADSSPVPAPARPSEGGVGNSSAKSSKGRPAKKLKPEVGSKNIKDMFRRVTRSGT